One genomic window of Evansella cellulosilytica DSM 2522 includes the following:
- a CDS encoding tyrosine-type recombinase/integrase: protein MNLVEPIKSEKDIEKLKAVLKSQNYRDYLLFVLGINTGMKICDILFLKFQDVFHQGEIVSSIHISGDNYPINSGVKECLLLFVEQQKREEEFLLSRYIFESRKGREPIDRSHAYRILNDASIKIGLKANVGTNTMRKTFGYHHYKKFKDINYLQKLFHHSSSKKTLKYIGFNSAPDNKDSINEFIL, encoded by the coding sequence ATGAATCTTGTAGAACCAATTAAGTCTGAGAAAGATATTGAAAAATTAAAGGCAGTATTAAAAAGCCAAAACTATAGAGACTATTTATTGTTTGTACTTGGTATTAATACAGGTATGAAAATTTGTGATATCCTTTTTTTAAAATTTCAAGACGTCTTTCATCAAGGTGAAATTGTGTCTTCTATACATATCAGTGGAGATAACTACCCTATAAATTCTGGTGTCAAGGAATGTCTTTTGTTATTTGTGGAACAGCAAAAAAGGGAAGAAGAATTTCTATTGTCACGCTACATTTTTGAAAGTAGGAAAGGTAGAGAACCTATTGACCGGTCCCACGCTTATCGTATTTTAAATGATGCTTCTATTAAAATTGGACTCAAAGCTAATGTAGGAACAAATACGATGAGAAAGACATTTGGGTATCATCATTATAAAAAATTTAAAGATATTAACTATCTTCAAAAGTTATTTCACCATTCGTCTAGTAAGAAGACGCTGAAGTATATCGGATTCAATAGTGCTCCCGATAATAAAGATAGTATAAACGAGTTTATTTTATAG